From the genome of Lutzomyia longipalpis isolate SR_M1_2022 chromosome 2, ASM2433408v1, one region includes:
- the LOC129788488 gene encoding uncharacterized protein LOC129788488 isoform X1 gives MEPPSSGVVPPDKDKEKQQNLQSPQPAALSFPTIQITSVGGGSSVASSSAATTCTVASSSAQGAGGGGGGGTTVSLAASQQTQNLEKLSRPMAFDKMEGLVREMQDTENGVPVRSQKLFLTSIPSAFMGYDLVEWLMERLGIEESEALNIANQLCLHGYFFPVNDCKTLVVKDDSSLYRFQTPYYWPWQHKAPDNVEYAIYLEKRSMRNKQRHGLEDYESEALSSLHKNLKGKWDIIKMQAEEQVKLAKERKKGDKIVGDSQERAYWRVHRPPPGQFTPLEPCPVPSRDRQGRPRRRSADDWQREVDFLSASLGRTRMKMSQACESLVQYHEIFAEYDPLMQPALPSNPWVSEDITFWQLNNALVEIPTEKRVKRWSISIEELVSDPTGLIEFTAYLKKEYSHENIRFWLAVNDLRRSAHSQIARKVREIYEEFLEPGAPCEINIDSKTMEKVQVGLKNPSRFTFDAAAEHIYALLLKKDCYPRFVRSEHYKSLLASGIQPSHKKRFFGFGGVAKKKPSTAVAPNSGLLTQGSGSGVTNPQGTLGRRRGSDRSLSGSAHELAVSGVKDASGKVPHSHSQSNLSDIPYRGDMPSGGLVIPVIAEQSEVPNKVAPTLPPGGFNQKTKIQEPPTLEASIEAPSSAVCPWDSEPSVEPPVSVSVCPWDEEGATVPSSKSGTRPKVPSQLEIRNTSSEITEVSERMRRSCGLRQNTLDSDFHSTKRLTPAVTEQRRASVTIAPRLSDLQFSTRQSSLGAGISGIFASAPLPFTDHRYSASQLSLSTASSEEKDQTKEGKGTTKQKPIYEETKGAGGGSRRTSKESVGVVEEKSPKSPVVRSTESLSKGSKESGTAGGAPTTPATIPEDTPKSQGVTPTISVCSIQETDPPGTSVTTTEPTGIVKKSTSFQLVKEVVEEEDDEIIKCTSAGEESTAGKMLESTSPTVEEYEECMEKFPRHSVRQESSEDFDYDEMPAEGRVALLPGCVAPAPTPAPSIAPLAEVEQDTQDEEQEDDEGAGAVATSTPSTPGPETATGQHRRRRKKRDSEKQSDDSKEEKQDEGKPEDEDKRNTVCPWEDEDMSATVDAPFVKTYATLGYL, from the exons ATGGAGCCGCCCAGCTCTGGCGTCGTACCGCCAGACAAAGACAAGGAGAAGCAGCAGAATCTTCAGTCACCGCAGCCGGCTGCCCTCAGCTTTCCCACAATCCAGATAACATCTGTCGGTGGTGGCTCTTCCGTGGCATCCTCTTCGGCTGCTACCACCTGCACTGTTGCCTCCTCCTCCGCACAGGGTGCAGGTGGCGGCGGTGGGGGTGGCACAACAGTTTCATTGGCGGCAAGTCAGCAAACCCAAAACCTTGAGAAACTCTCCAGGCCTATGGCATTCGATAAG ATGGAAGGTCTCGTTCGGGAAATGCAGGATACGGAGAATGGTGTTCCGGTGCGTAGCCAGAAACTCTTCCTAACATCCATACCATCTGCTTTTATGGGCTACGATCTGGTGGAGTGGCTAATGGAGCGTTTGGGCATTGAGGAATCCGAAGCACTCAACATTGCCAATCAGCTCTGCCTCCATGGGTACTTCTTCCCCGTAAATGACTGCAAGACGCTGGTGGTGAAGGATGACTCATCGCTGTATCGCTTCCAAACCCCCTACTACTGGCCATGGCAGCACAAGGCACCGGACAATGTGGAGTATGCCATCTACCTGGAGAAGAGATCAATGCGCAATAAGCAACGGCACGGCCTAGAGGATTACGAGAGTGAGGCATTGAGTAGCTTGCACAAGAATCTCAAGGGGAAATGGGACATTATAAAGATGCAGGCTGAGGAGCAAGTGAAGCTGGCCAAGGAGCGCAAGAAGGGTGATAAGATTGTGGGGGATTCCCAAGAGAGGGCCTACTGGCGTGTCCATCGACCACCACCGGGGCAATTCACACCCCTGGAACCATGTCCAGTACCATCGCGGGATCGTCAAGGAAGACCACGGCGTCGCAGTGCTGACGACTGGCAGCGCGAAGTGGACTTCCTGTCGGCCTCATTGGGGCGCACACGAATGAAAATGTCCCAAGCATGCGAGAGTCTCGTGCAGTATCATGAGATCTTTGCCGAATACGATCCCCTAATGCAGCCGGCACTACCCTCAAATCCCTGGGTGTCGGAGGATATAACATTTTGGCAGCTAAATAATGCCCTCGTTGAAATTCCCACGGAGAAACGCGTTAAGCGCTGGAGTATATCCATCGAAGAGCTCGTATCTGATCCCACTGGCCTCATTGAATTCACGGCGTACCTCAAGAAGGAGTACTCCCACGAAAATATCCGCTTCTGGCTGGCTGTCAATGATCTCCGACGATCTGCACATTCCCAAATTGCTCGCAAAGTCAGAGAAATCTATGA GGAATTCCTCGAGCCCGGTGCACCgtgtgaaataaatattgataGCAAGACGATGGAGAAGGTGCAGGTGGGCCTGAAGAATCCCTCGAGATTCACCTTTGATGCAGCAGCTGAGCACATTTATGCACTCCTCCTCAAGAAAGACTGCTACCCACGCTTTGTCCGATCCGAACACTATAAATCTCTTCTCGCCAGCGGCATCCAGCCCTCGCACAAGAAACGCTTCTTCGGCTTTGGTGGTGTGGCCAAAAAGAAACCCTCCACAGCTGTAGCCCCGAATTCTGGTCTTCTGACACAG GGTTCGGGGTCAGGTGTGACGAATCCACAGGGTACCCTGGGTCGACGACGTGGCAGCGATAGGAGTCTATCGGGATCAGCTCATGAATTAGCCGTGTCCGGTGTGAAAg ATGCTTCCGGAAAAGTGCCACATTCACATAGTCAGAGCAATTTGAGTGACATTCCCTACAG GGGTGATATGCCATCAGGTGGGTTGGTTATACCTGTTATAGCGGAGCAATCGGAAGTCCCAAACAAAGTTGCCCCCACACTCCCCCCAGGAGGATTCAATCAGAAAACGAAAATTCA AGAGCCACCCACACTTGAGGCATCCATTGAAGCCCCTAGTTCGGCAGTTTGCCCATGGGATTCAGAACCATCTGTGGAGCCACCTGTGTCCGTGTCTGTCTGTCCATGGGATGAGGAAGGTGCGACGGTTCCATCAAGTAAATCAGGAACCAG ACCGAAAGTGCCATCGCAATTGGAAATCAGGAATACGTCCAGTGAAATTACAGAAGTTTCCGAGAGAATGAGACGCTCCTGTGGCCTCAGGCAAAATACACTTGATTCTGATTTTCACAGCACAAAGCGTCTCACGCCAGCTGTTACTGAACAGAGAAGAGCTTCAGTTACTATTGCACCTAG ACTCTcagatttacaattttccacacgTCAGTCCTCCCTGGGCGCTGGAATCTCAGGGATTTTCGCATCTGCCCCACTTCCATTCACCGACCATCGCTACAGTGCATCCCAACTTTCGCTAAGCACTGCAAGTTCAGAGGAGAAAGATCAGACAAAGGAAGGTAAGGGTACAACCAAGCAGAAGCCCATCTATGAGGAAACAAAAGGTGCTGGTGGTGGTTCTCGAAGGACTTCAAAGGAGAGCGTGGGTGTGGTGGAAGAGAAGAGCCCAAAATCACCGGTAGTGCGTAGCACGGAATCCCTTTCAAAGGGTTCCAAGGAGAGCGGCACAGCAGGAGGTGCTCCCACCACACCGGCAACCATTCCCGAGGATACCCCAAAATCCCAGGGAGTCACGCCCACAATTAGTGTCTGTTCAATTCAGGAAACAGATCCACCAGGCACCAGCGTGACGACCACTGAGCCCACGGGCATTGTCAAAAAATCCACTAGCTTCCAACTTGTGAAAGAAGTGGTTGAAGAGGAGGACGATGAGATTATTAAATGCACATCCGCCGGTGAAGAGTCCACCGCGGGGAAGATGTTGGAGAGTACATCACCCACGGTGGAGGAGTATGAGGAGTGCATGGAAAAATTCCCAAGGCACAGTGTACGTCAGGAATCTTCGGAGGATTTTGACTATGACGAAATGCCGGCCGAAGGAAGGGTAGCCCTGTTGCCGGGATGTGTTGCTCCTGCCCCTACGCCAGCACCTTCAATTGCACCCCTCGCTGAAGTGGAGCAGGATACGCAGGATGAAGAGCAGGAGGATGATGAGGGTGCAGGAGCAGTGGCTACGTCCACACCATCGACTCCTGGGCCCGAGACTGCAACTGGACAGCACCGAAGGAGGCGCAAGAAGAGGGATTCGGAGAAGCAGAGTGATGATAGCAAGGAAGAGAAGCAGGATGAGGGAAAGCCAGAAGATGAGGATAAAAGGAACACAGTCTGTCCATGGGAAGATGA agACATGTCCGCAACTGTAGACGCTCCATTTGTTAAAACTTATGCCACACTTGGCTATCTCTGA
- the LOC129788488 gene encoding uncharacterized protein LOC129788488 isoform X2, producing MEPPSSGVVPPDKDKEKQQNLQSPQPAALSFPTIQITSVGGGSSVASSSAATTCTVASSSAQGAGGGGGGGTTVSLAASQQTQNLEKLSRPMAFDKMEGLVREMQDTENGVPVRSQKLFLTSIPSAFMGYDLVEWLMERLGIEESEALNIANQLCLHGYFFPVNDCKTLVVKDDSSLYRFQTPYYWPWQHKAPDNVEYAIYLEKRSMRNKQRHGLEDYESEALSSLHKNLKGKWDIIKMQAEEQVKLAKERKKGDKIVGDSQERAYWRVHRPPPGQFTPLEPCPVPSRDRQGRPRRRSADDWQREVDFLSASLGRTRMKMSQACESLVQYHEIFAEYDPLMQPALPSNPWVSEDITFWQLNNALVEIPTEKRVKRWSISIEELVSDPTGLIEFTAYLKKEYSHENIRFWLAVNDLRRSAHSQIARKVREIYEEFLEPGAPCEINIDSKTMEKVQVGLKNPSRFTFDAAAEHIYALLLKKDCYPRFVRSEHYKSLLASGIQPSHKKRFFGFGGVAKKKPSTAVAPNSGLLTQGSGSGVTNPQGTLGRRRGSDRSLSGSAHELAVSGVKDASGKVPHSHSQSNLSDIPYREPPTLEASIEAPSSAVCPWDSEPSVEPPVSVSVCPWDEEGATVPSSKSGTRPKVPSQLEIRNTSSEITEVSERMRRSCGLRQNTLDSDFHSTKRLTPAVTEQRRASVTIAPRLSDLQFSTRQSSLGAGISGIFASAPLPFTDHRYSASQLSLSTASSEEKDQTKEGKGTTKQKPIYEETKGAGGGSRRTSKESVGVVEEKSPKSPVVRSTESLSKGSKESGTAGGAPTTPATIPEDTPKSQGVTPTISVCSIQETDPPGTSVTTTEPTGIVKKSTSFQLVKEVVEEEDDEIIKCTSAGEESTAGKMLESTSPTVEEYEECMEKFPRHSVRQESSEDFDYDEMPAEGRVALLPGCVAPAPTPAPSIAPLAEVEQDTQDEEQEDDEGAGAVATSTPSTPGPETATGQHRRRRKKRDSEKQSDDSKEEKQDEGKPEDEDKRNTVCPWEDEDMSATVDAPFVKTYATLGYL from the exons ATGGAGCCGCCCAGCTCTGGCGTCGTACCGCCAGACAAAGACAAGGAGAAGCAGCAGAATCTTCAGTCACCGCAGCCGGCTGCCCTCAGCTTTCCCACAATCCAGATAACATCTGTCGGTGGTGGCTCTTCCGTGGCATCCTCTTCGGCTGCTACCACCTGCACTGTTGCCTCCTCCTCCGCACAGGGTGCAGGTGGCGGCGGTGGGGGTGGCACAACAGTTTCATTGGCGGCAAGTCAGCAAACCCAAAACCTTGAGAAACTCTCCAGGCCTATGGCATTCGATAAG ATGGAAGGTCTCGTTCGGGAAATGCAGGATACGGAGAATGGTGTTCCGGTGCGTAGCCAGAAACTCTTCCTAACATCCATACCATCTGCTTTTATGGGCTACGATCTGGTGGAGTGGCTAATGGAGCGTTTGGGCATTGAGGAATCCGAAGCACTCAACATTGCCAATCAGCTCTGCCTCCATGGGTACTTCTTCCCCGTAAATGACTGCAAGACGCTGGTGGTGAAGGATGACTCATCGCTGTATCGCTTCCAAACCCCCTACTACTGGCCATGGCAGCACAAGGCACCGGACAATGTGGAGTATGCCATCTACCTGGAGAAGAGATCAATGCGCAATAAGCAACGGCACGGCCTAGAGGATTACGAGAGTGAGGCATTGAGTAGCTTGCACAAGAATCTCAAGGGGAAATGGGACATTATAAAGATGCAGGCTGAGGAGCAAGTGAAGCTGGCCAAGGAGCGCAAGAAGGGTGATAAGATTGTGGGGGATTCCCAAGAGAGGGCCTACTGGCGTGTCCATCGACCACCACCGGGGCAATTCACACCCCTGGAACCATGTCCAGTACCATCGCGGGATCGTCAAGGAAGACCACGGCGTCGCAGTGCTGACGACTGGCAGCGCGAAGTGGACTTCCTGTCGGCCTCATTGGGGCGCACACGAATGAAAATGTCCCAAGCATGCGAGAGTCTCGTGCAGTATCATGAGATCTTTGCCGAATACGATCCCCTAATGCAGCCGGCACTACCCTCAAATCCCTGGGTGTCGGAGGATATAACATTTTGGCAGCTAAATAATGCCCTCGTTGAAATTCCCACGGAGAAACGCGTTAAGCGCTGGAGTATATCCATCGAAGAGCTCGTATCTGATCCCACTGGCCTCATTGAATTCACGGCGTACCTCAAGAAGGAGTACTCCCACGAAAATATCCGCTTCTGGCTGGCTGTCAATGATCTCCGACGATCTGCACATTCCCAAATTGCTCGCAAAGTCAGAGAAATCTATGA GGAATTCCTCGAGCCCGGTGCACCgtgtgaaataaatattgataGCAAGACGATGGAGAAGGTGCAGGTGGGCCTGAAGAATCCCTCGAGATTCACCTTTGATGCAGCAGCTGAGCACATTTATGCACTCCTCCTCAAGAAAGACTGCTACCCACGCTTTGTCCGATCCGAACACTATAAATCTCTTCTCGCCAGCGGCATCCAGCCCTCGCACAAGAAACGCTTCTTCGGCTTTGGTGGTGTGGCCAAAAAGAAACCCTCCACAGCTGTAGCCCCGAATTCTGGTCTTCTGACACAG GGTTCGGGGTCAGGTGTGACGAATCCACAGGGTACCCTGGGTCGACGACGTGGCAGCGATAGGAGTCTATCGGGATCAGCTCATGAATTAGCCGTGTCCGGTGTGAAAg ATGCTTCCGGAAAAGTGCCACATTCACATAGTCAGAGCAATTTGAGTGACATTCCCTACAG AGAGCCACCCACACTTGAGGCATCCATTGAAGCCCCTAGTTCGGCAGTTTGCCCATGGGATTCAGAACCATCTGTGGAGCCACCTGTGTCCGTGTCTGTCTGTCCATGGGATGAGGAAGGTGCGACGGTTCCATCAAGTAAATCAGGAACCAG ACCGAAAGTGCCATCGCAATTGGAAATCAGGAATACGTCCAGTGAAATTACAGAAGTTTCCGAGAGAATGAGACGCTCCTGTGGCCTCAGGCAAAATACACTTGATTCTGATTTTCACAGCACAAAGCGTCTCACGCCAGCTGTTACTGAACAGAGAAGAGCTTCAGTTACTATTGCACCTAG ACTCTcagatttacaattttccacacgTCAGTCCTCCCTGGGCGCTGGAATCTCAGGGATTTTCGCATCTGCCCCACTTCCATTCACCGACCATCGCTACAGTGCATCCCAACTTTCGCTAAGCACTGCAAGTTCAGAGGAGAAAGATCAGACAAAGGAAGGTAAGGGTACAACCAAGCAGAAGCCCATCTATGAGGAAACAAAAGGTGCTGGTGGTGGTTCTCGAAGGACTTCAAAGGAGAGCGTGGGTGTGGTGGAAGAGAAGAGCCCAAAATCACCGGTAGTGCGTAGCACGGAATCCCTTTCAAAGGGTTCCAAGGAGAGCGGCACAGCAGGAGGTGCTCCCACCACACCGGCAACCATTCCCGAGGATACCCCAAAATCCCAGGGAGTCACGCCCACAATTAGTGTCTGTTCAATTCAGGAAACAGATCCACCAGGCACCAGCGTGACGACCACTGAGCCCACGGGCATTGTCAAAAAATCCACTAGCTTCCAACTTGTGAAAGAAGTGGTTGAAGAGGAGGACGATGAGATTATTAAATGCACATCCGCCGGTGAAGAGTCCACCGCGGGGAAGATGTTGGAGAGTACATCACCCACGGTGGAGGAGTATGAGGAGTGCATGGAAAAATTCCCAAGGCACAGTGTACGTCAGGAATCTTCGGAGGATTTTGACTATGACGAAATGCCGGCCGAAGGAAGGGTAGCCCTGTTGCCGGGATGTGTTGCTCCTGCCCCTACGCCAGCACCTTCAATTGCACCCCTCGCTGAAGTGGAGCAGGATACGCAGGATGAAGAGCAGGAGGATGATGAGGGTGCAGGAGCAGTGGCTACGTCCACACCATCGACTCCTGGGCCCGAGACTGCAACTGGACAGCACCGAAGGAGGCGCAAGAAGAGGGATTCGGAGAAGCAGAGTGATGATAGCAAGGAAGAGAAGCAGGATGAGGGAAAGCCAGAAGATGAGGATAAAAGGAACACAGTCTGTCCATGGGAAGATGA agACATGTCCGCAACTGTAGACGCTCCATTTGTTAAAACTTATGCCACACTTGGCTATCTCTGA